The Candidatus Acidiferrales bacterium genome includes the window CGCGCCAAAGGCTTGATGAAGACGAAGGAGCACTTGCGCGAGGCGATTGTGTACGGAGCGGTCAAGCGGCTGCGGCCCAAATTCATGACGGTGGCGGTGATGTTCATGGGCCTTGTCCCCATCATGTGGTCCACCGGGGCAGGCGCCGACGTGATGAAGCGCATTGCTGCGCCGATGATCGGCGGCATCTTCACCTCGTTCCTCATGGAGCTGATCGTCTATCCCGCGATCTATGACATCTGGAAATGGCACTTTGAAGTGAAAAAGGAGATAGGGCGAGCGGAAGCAGGTTTGGTATGAGACCCATACTGGTTATTCTTATTCTCTTAACCCTGCCTCTACGCTCTTTGGCGGCGGATGAACCCAAGCTGCCACCCATCGAGGCGGAGCCGGCGGCACTTTTCGCAGCCCTACGGGATGACCTCGACCGGGCGGTAACCGAGCAGTTGGCAAGGATGCAGGAAGCTCGGTTGAATCGTGGCCTGCCGTTGGTGGGCTCTTCCCAGGGCGGATTCGTTCGCAAGGATTCTGTTCTGGCGAATTCACCCCCAAACGCGGATTTGCTTATCCCATTGAACGAAGCGGTTCTCAACGGCTTGGACCATTTCCAACAGGGTGGCGGCGGCAGGCTCGAGCGTGGCCGGGCACGCCTCAGAGCCTATGCGGGAGCGGTGGAGGAGTCGTTCGCAGCCGAAGGCGTGCCCCGAGAGCTCGTGTGGGTGGCCTTTGTCGAGAGCGCCTTCCAGGCGGAAGCACGTTCCAGCAAGGGTGCCCTGGGCATGTGGCAACTGGCAGCGGATACTGCCTCGCGCTATGGCTTGCGCGTGCCCCGTACCAGTTCGGTACGGGGCGTGGACGGTCGAACGGACGAACGCCGGGACCCGTTGAAATCCGCCTCTGTTGCCGCCCGCTATCTCCGAGAACTTCGCGCGCGCTTTGGTGATTGGCTCCTGGCGCTGGCCGCCTATAACGCGGGGGAAGAGCGGGTGGAAAAGGCGATCCGCCGGGGCAGAACGCGGGATTTTTGGTCGCTAAGCAGGCAGAAGCTCCTTCCCGCGGAAACGCGGGATTACGTCCCCGCCGTAGTTGCAGCCATCTGGGCAGCTCGACTCGAAGGGTTTGCGCTGAGTCCGCCGCGGCGGACCGAAGGGACGATGCCGCGTTCGCTCGGAGTCGAACCCCTTCCGGCGAAGCGCGACCTCGCCGCTCGACGCATGGTTTCGGCAAGCCCTTTGGAGGCCACTGCCACCAGCGGGACAGGCGAGTAGTTTCGCGCGAAATTTTTCTCGCCGCAGATGTCAAAGCGGCGCGGGATAGGGAGAGAATTCATGAAGCGGTTATGCGCGGCACGGTTGTTCCTGGTCTTGGTTCTTGGCGGGCCGGCAGTTAGTCTTGCTCAGCATGAAGGACACGTGACGGCTCTAGCGCCCGCCCAGCAGATGCCCATGCCGAAACCGAAGGCGTCGCCAGCCCGTCCGGAACGCGCCAAGCCTCCCGCAAAACCGCTTGCCGAAGCTCTTCAACCGGTGAAGGTTCATTTCGAACGCTTGAAGCAGTGGGCCAGCAAGGTTCAGATAGACTTCGAGCGACTTCGGGCGCTCGATAACCCGGATGAGCTGCGTGATGCGATGCGCCAGCACAGCCTGATGCTCGATCAGCTTCAGATGATGCTGATTGAGCACGGAGCCTTGCTCAACGACCAGATGCGCCCATCGGCCAGTCCCGCAAAGCGGGACGCCGCCGAAACGAGCCGGCTTTCCGCTTCGCAGCATGGCGCCCATGCAGTTGCATCGGAAGAGAAGAAGC containing:
- a CDS encoding lytic transglycosylase domain-containing protein, with translation MRPILVILILLTLPLRSLAADEPKLPPIEAEPAALFAALRDDLDRAVTEQLARMQEARLNRGLPLVGSSQGGFVRKDSVLANSPPNADLLIPLNEAVLNGLDHFQQGGGGRLERGRARLRAYAGAVEESFAAEGVPRELVWVAFVESAFQAEARSSKGALGMWQLAADTASRYGLRVPRTSSVRGVDGRTDERRDPLKSASVAARYLRELRARFGDWLLALAAYNAGEERVEKAIRRGRTRDFWSLSRQKLLPAETRDYVPAVVAAIWAARLEGFALSPPRRTEGTMPRSLGVEPLPAKRDLAARRMVSASPLEATATSGTGE